A stretch of Procambarus clarkii isolate CNS0578487 chromosome 80, FALCON_Pclarkii_2.0, whole genome shotgun sequence DNA encodes these proteins:
- the LOC123751228 gene encoding uncharacterized protein isoform X1 has product MRRPGLVSCGSGLTTQFQFLRSADPGNCERCQRSPWGPSLSTSLSARGTPHQPHVSRQQHLLNHSPAKGLGQYHLPSSSRQHLHLSSRSHDEALAALSSVVCDCCCGNNISAHTLCWSRPGTAVREVESVYPRQLSPYLVLCCSSCESPPGGTPWCYPASEVAVEGLSYPEPTAGDD; this is encoded by the exons ATGCGTCGTCCTGGACTGGTTAGCTGCGGCTCGGGCTTGACAACACAGTTCCAGTTTTTACGCAGCGCGGACCCAGGGAACTGTGAGAGGTGCCAGCGCTCTCCTTGGGGACCATCTCTCAGTACATCCTTAAGCGCCCGGGGAACCCCACACCAGCCACACGTGTCCCGCCAGCAACACCTACTGAACCATTCACCTGCCAAAGGTCTTGGTCAGTACCACCTTCCCTCAAGCAGTCGTCAACACCTTCACCTCTCCAGCAGAAGCCACGATGAAGCTCTTGCTGCTCTCAGCTCTGTTGTTTGCG ATTGTTGTTGTGGGAACAACATCTCAGCGCACACACTATGCTGG agtcgacctgggactgctgtaagggaagttgagtcagtctacccaaggcagctgtccccataccttgtgctttgctgcagcagctgtgagtcgcctcccggaggaacaccgtggtgttaccctgccagtgaagtggcagttgaaggattgtcgtacccggaaccgactgctggagacgattga
- the LOC123751228 gene encoding uncharacterized protein isoform X2 translates to MKLLLLSALLFAIVVVGTTSQRTHYAGSSCPDPNSFGRVCIQYYDQCTSDQECRTTGRGHKCCLVAGCGKECMN, encoded by the exons ATGAAGCTCTTGCTGCTCTCAGCTCTGTTGTTTGCG ATTGTTGTTGTGGGAACAACATCTCAGCGCACACACTATGCTGG GAGTAGCTGTCCGGATCCCAACTCGTTCGGAAGGGTCTGCATTCAATACTACGACCAGTGTACCTCTGACCAGGAGTGTCGGACGACTGGCAGGGGCCACAAGtgttgtcttgttgctggctgtggCAAGGAGTGcatgaactaa